Proteins encoded within one genomic window of Paraglaciecola psychrophila 170:
- a CDS encoding murein hydrolase activator EnvC family protein, with protein MVVLCIISFVFVANAQEQSDLESIQQQIKNKQAQISQQLEAAKKLQSNLKIVEIQIAKSATTLNKTETSLDTNQQQLSELSKQQKGYLASLDQQKSVLAKQIRSAYMTGNYDFAKMLLNQQDAANFERTITYYQYLNKARKSQIDSFNLLVIKLQKVNAKLIDNQSELEQLKGKQLEQQQTLKANQAQREGTLIAMQNAIESDEAKIAQLQINEKNFLEALTRAQQQIDLQDVTLSGLSALKGRLLMPAKGNLRKMFGRFRQGQIKWKGVVINGTAGDAVIAIHHAKVLYSDWLRGFGLVTVLDHGDGFMSLYGHNQALLKQAGEVVQAGEAIALLGQSGGQSRPNLYFEIRHKGKPINPVNWLKL; from the coding sequence TTGGTAGTGTTATGTATTATTTCTTTTGTGTTTGTTGCAAACGCCCAAGAACAGTCAGATCTTGAAAGTATTCAACAACAGATAAAAAACAAACAAGCGCAAATTAGTCAACAACTGGAAGCTGCCAAGAAGCTCCAGAGTAATTTAAAGATTGTTGAAATACAGATTGCTAAATCAGCTACAACACTCAATAAAACAGAGACGTCACTCGACACTAATCAACAACAACTCAGTGAATTGAGTAAACAACAAAAGGGTTATTTGGCATCTTTAGATCAGCAAAAGTCGGTATTAGCTAAACAAATTCGCAGCGCATATATGACAGGTAATTATGACTTTGCAAAAATGTTGTTGAATCAGCAAGATGCCGCGAACTTTGAACGCACCATTACTTACTATCAATATTTGAACAAAGCCCGCAAGTCACAGATTGATAGTTTTAATCTGTTAGTTATAAAGCTACAAAAAGTGAATGCCAAGTTGATTGATAATCAAAGCGAGCTAGAACAGTTAAAAGGTAAACAACTGGAACAACAACAAACCTTAAAAGCAAACCAGGCTCAGAGGGAAGGGACGCTTATAGCAATGCAAAACGCTATCGAATCTGATGAAGCAAAAATTGCGCAATTACAAATCAATGAAAAGAATTTCCTTGAAGCATTAACCCGAGCCCAACAACAAATCGACCTACAAGACGTAACATTAAGTGGACTCAGTGCTCTTAAAGGTCGTTTATTAATGCCTGCTAAGGGCAATCTTAGAAAAATGTTTGGTAGGTTTAGGCAAGGTCAAATCAAGTGGAAAGGAGTAGTCATTAATGGCACTGCAGGTGACGCTGTGATTGCCATACATCATGCTAAAGTACTCTATTCTGATTGGCTTAGAGGTTTTGGTTTAGTAACTGTATTGGATCATGGTGATGGATTTATGAGTCTTTACGGCCATAACCAAGCATTATTAAAGCAAGCTGGTGAGGTTGTTCAGGCGGGTGAAGCGATTGCTCTTTTGGGGCAAAGCGGAGGGCAAAGTCGACCTAACTTGTACTTCGAAATTCGACACAAAGGAAAGCCTATTAACCCCGTTAACTGGTTAAAGCTTTAA